Proteins from one Elgaria multicarinata webbii isolate HBS135686 ecotype San Diego chromosome 3, rElgMul1.1.pri, whole genome shotgun sequence genomic window:
- the LOC134395281 gene encoding protein mono-ADP-ribosyltransferase TIPARP-like — translation MAERAKCSGTELGHNSLEDDLLGIRILGLPDADDKPLYHVHQKNQVLICDNFLLGHCPLQEQCPRHHTPFPYHWQCRRREDHVWLSFSFSAQHHTERWYCNEEQTKAKLLDRSGNYHTLNLDTMKISGPPGCWLYDKIRRLSNSSDPACNPYFPTVWKVYWEETGTWMEYEEPIAQELVAAFERGMWNHAFYLNNRLYNVDLKMLTQCNVKTGFTRSIKYRPVFRCGTSTALHLQSVVPSLQTKVVPGEDAMDLYNGPYPATWVPPPQDDFSFTMVEMTLSEAAYQKVRKLFHATLPEDEALVLAIYRIRNDHLWQAYMRQKKLMSLARSAEDQLFLERHLFHGTGAAQVKSICTSNFNPRFAGLHAAAFGKGIYFASDASYSHWYASEAKDNMRHMFLTKVLTGYWKKGRPRLKQPPVSYDSCTNCRSDPDIFVVFKSCQCYPYFLIRYKEVNTPVIIDI, via the exons ATGGCAGAAAGGGCCAAATGCTCTGGCACAGAGCTAGGCCACAACTCCCTGGAGGATGATTTGCTGGGGATAAGAATCCTGGGGCTGCCTGATGCAGATGACAAACCGCTTTATCACGTGCACCAGAAGAACCAAGTGCTGATCTGCGACAACTTTCTGCTGGGACACTGCCCATTGCAAGAGCAGTGTCCTCGCCACCACACTCCGTTCCCCTACCACTGGCAGTGTCGCCGCCGGGAAGACCACGTGTGGCTCAGTTTCAGCTTCTCGGCTCAACACCACACGGAGAGGTGGTACTGTAATGAGGAGCAAACCAAAGCAAAGCTGCTGGACAG GAGTGGCAACTACCATACCTTAAACTTGGATACTATGAAGATCTCAGGCCCCCCAGGTTGTTGGCTTTATGACAAAATAAGGCGTCTGTCCAACAGCAGTGACCCTGCGTGCAACCCCTACTTCCCTACAGTATGGAAGGTTTACTGGGAGGAAACGGGTACTTGGATGGAATACGAGGAG CCCATTGCACAGGAACTCGTGGCTGCTTTTGAGCGGGGAATGTGGAACCACGCCTTCTATCTGAACAATCGCCTCTACAATGTAGATCTCAAAATGCTGACCCAGTGCAACGTGAAGACGGGCTTCACTCGCAGTATCAAGTACCGACCAGTCTTTCGCTGTGGCACCTCTACTGCACTCCATTTGCA GTCGGTTGTTCCATCCCTTCAAACTAAAGTTGTACCCGGAGAGGACGCTATGGATTTGTACAATGGGCCGTATCCTGCTACGTGGGTCCCACCACCGCAAGATGACTTTTCTTTTACAATGGTAGAAATGACTTTATCAGAGGCGGCTTATCAGAAAGTGAGGAAGCTCTTCCATGCCACATTGCCTGAGGATGAGGCACTGGTGCTGGCCATCTACCGTATACGGAATGACCACCTCTGGCAGGCGTACATGAG GCAGAAAAAACTCATGTCTCTGGCACGCTCCGCAGAAGACCAACTGTTCCTGGAGAGGCATCTTTTCCATGGCACAGGAGCAGCCCAGGTTAAGTCTATCTGCACATCGAACTTTAACCCTCGCTTTGCAGGGTTGCACGCTGCAGCTTTTGGCAAAGGCATTTACTTTGCGTCGGACGCATCCTACTCACACTGGTATGCCTCAGAAGCCAAGGACAATATGCGGCACATGTTTCTGACCAAAGTCTTGACAGGGTACTGGAAGAAAGGCCGCCCAAGGCTTAAGCAGCCCCCTGTTTCTTACGATtcttgcacaaattgcaggtCCGATCCTGACATTTTTGTCGTCTTCAAGAGCTGCCAGTGTTATCCCTACTTCTTGATTCGCTACAAGGAAGTGAACACACCTGTGATTATAGACATATGA